In Colletotrichum destructivum chromosome 1, complete sequence, the sequence CTATCTATGCTCACTTCTGGCTCTGTCAGATTCTGGCTCTGTCGGATTCTGGCTCGGTTCAGTGGCTGGTCCATGGGTAGTTCGTAGCTGCCAGCGTGATCTGGGAGGCCACATGAGCCACAGCTCCAGAACAGCAGTACGAAAACATTCAGTAAAAAGTTTGGCGAAACCCATTGCGCCCTTTTTTGCACGTGAAAGAAACGACTTCGTAGGTCGCTCTTCTCTGAATCCTGTCCGCTTCACAAAAAAGCCTTCCCGATACGTGATCTATTTCCTGTATATCCAGCTTCTGATGTTGTCGGGGCAGAAATCGTCTGGAAGTTCAGCAAAAAATGCACTGATAGTTTTTCCACTTTTCGATGTGGTTCTTGGGGATGCATGGCTAAAACATAGGTCTCGCGCGGGCATCGTCAAGTCCTGCGTAGACAGAAACATAGACCGTGGGATGCCATTCTCTGCCTCGACGAAAACATGGGGGGAAACGCTTATCTCTCCTTCGCCAGAGCCCGGACGGAGAAGGCCGtcaagatgaagatggaTAGTCGTATTGGCTGTAGCAATCTTGAACACAGATTTCATCCACTCCAGCGTGCCGCCATATGTCAATGAGCTGTTCAGCGCCTTTTTCAGCTCGCCGTGTAGAAATTCGTTGGGAAATAGATCCGTTATCTGTCGTTTGTTGTGACCAAGTCCAAGGAGCAAGTGAACGTCACAGTATGTGTCCGCGCCATCGAAAAATCCGAAATCAACTTCTGGGAAGGCGTCCACATAGAGCTATATTTTGAACCGGCAGGGGTCATGCTCTCAGCTCGCAAGCCTAGGCTTCATTAATGGATTCACCTACGGAAGAGACTCGTTCCGTCGCAATTTCGACTCTTGTGAGAACCAACGACGTGAGCATAATGAAGCGCTGTTCAACCGCCGTGCCTGTGATTGGAGTCGGCTGTGGCTCTAGCGGCGGAAGCGGCTTCTCCCTGCTCCTTGCGTTTTGTGCAGCCAAAAATGGTTGGcgctcgctcgctcactTTCCATCCCGGTGACAAATTTGAAGAAGACCCAAGCCGCATTCCAGAAATATCACACAACCGTCAATTAACCACCATCATATCTCCTTAAACAATGCCATCGATCGTTGGTGACTCAGTCGGCGGCAGATCCACAGAGCGAGTAAACAGTCTGCTTCGACGAGCGCTGGAAAATGCCCACCGACGCGCTCAAGCAGACCCACGCCTGCCTCCCCAGACCGAATCCTTCAGCCACGCAGAAGCTTGCGAACCGCCAGTCAGACTTGGAACGAGGGATCATCACGTATCTTCTACCATGTGCGAAGGAAACACTCCGTGTTTTTCGCCTCGGGACTCCTTCGAGCAGGACCGCTGCAAGTAATGCGTCTTTCATCAGGAAAAAGGGTGGCATCTGTGTGGGGTCATGTCGGATGTCGAGCAGCTTCGTTGCTCGACACATGGTAATGACACGGATAGTCATAGCACAGCAGTGAGGAAGCACAGGTTGTCCATGCAAGGACGGGCTCAGACGACCAGTGACATTCCAAGTACGATTTCTATTGTAGTAACCTTGACCTAGACCTAGATATGTGAAACACCGAGAATGGTCCCGATAGCTACTGGTTGATGCTTTTACAAGGAACCCAAGCAATAAAGACCCTGCTGTCGTCAAAGAAAGTTACTCGAGAGTCATGGATCCGTCTCTTCACATTCAAAGAGATCCAGCTCCGATTGAATCCTTCTGACTGGATCGTCCCAGTCTACCTCATCTGAGGTTAAGATGAACAATTTTTCCAGTCGCTTTTGTGTGCCGTCCAAGATCTGCCATTGATGGTTGAGCCTCTGGATGCTTGAACCGATGCGATCGATGACTGGCTGCAGTTCATTCGCTGTGTTCCTCCACTTTGATGCCTCGATGGTATCTCTTTTGGTGCTGCCGTGTTGCTCGGCTGAGCCCGCAGCTTGACAGTCTACGAGAGTCGCAAGCTTGCCTCTCGAATGACTTGCAGAGCGCACCCGTTCAGCCGAGATGCCGAGGCGAGTCAACGTCTTCTCTAGAGCCTGCTGACTGACCACCACGGGAGCGTCGTTCTCGATCTCTGATGGGCGAATGTCCGTGTTGCGGCACACGAAATTTTTCAGGTGATCGAAGTTCTTGCCGCTCAGCCCACCCCCACCTGAAGTGAATATGATCGTGATGTTGAGAGACACGACGCCATGAATTTCCATTCTGGCAGGATGCGTTGTCAAACGCCTTACATGGAGAGTAGGGAGGTGTAGTACGATGACGTTCAAAAAGTGCGGGAGGGCGGACTGATGAAATACTTCGCTCGGTGGCGTACCCATGGCACCCTCCTCGGCACGATCCTTGTCCGACAAGCAGGTTAAATGCGCCACTCGCCTGATGTGTCTTCTCGACAGCCATTAGTGGCTTGGAGTGTAATCGGAAAGCGATGTCCAATTGTATGGAAAGCAGCCTTCCGCATGTGCATTTCCTCTTGAGACGTGATTGCTGCGGCATATGACTGCAAGCAAGTAGCCAACCTCGCCATACACCTTTGGACCGACTACAAGAACGGATGTACATCTTGTCTACCCGTTGACTACTGCTGCCGTCGTAATTGACTGAGATTATGAGAAAAGAAAGCCGCACTTCACCCATTGGAACGCTTCCAACCCGCCGATTCCCTTTCTAGAGGAAGATCTGGACGAGGGCCAACGCACACATAACCAAACTCGCCACCAAATCACCAATCGATGCTCCAAAAACATCCCCCTTGCTTgcttcgacgccgagcaaGTCTGCGACAGCTTGAGACGTTGTATGCAGCGAAACCACAAAACCCGTCACTACCGCGAAGAGCACGACAGCAACGACGTTCAACCCGAACGAGACAAAGCTGAGCAGCCTAAACTTGAGGCCGGCAAGCAAGAGTATAGCCGAAACTAACACCAACGCGAGCCCGGCGGACAGAACGGTCTCCAAGTTCGGACATTTGTCCACCAGTCCTTGCAACTTTTCGATTTCCTGGGGCGAAGGGAGGAACGGGGCGAGGTCTTGGACCAGACGCAGGGCAGAGCcggggatggcggcgcaccGAGAATCCACACATGCGTACTTTGTTCCCACGGACACGCTTGACGGCAAACTCGCGGCCACCAAAGACTCTCCTGACGCGACTGCGGCGGTGACCACGCTGGACGCCGCGCTCTTTACCGCCGTAGCAATAGACCCAACCACATCGGGAACCTGGACGAAGCGTCGAGCTTGTTCATGCAGCTTAAAAACTGTTAGTCACGGCTTCTCATGTCGACGGGGAACGCACCAAAATCTGCACTATGCCCTTTTTCTCGTTCGGTTCATCTTGCAGGACCCTGACGGTGACTGCAAGTATCGCTACCGCCAAGATGACGTGGAGGGCTGTGGCTACTCTGGAAATCATTGTGACAAAGAAGGCCAGTAGACTTGCTTGGGCGATCTAGAGAAGCGAACCGGAGACCTCTAAGAAGCGAGCGCATAAATAGCGTGACGCGTATGGTCCATCGTCTCCCTCAGCGCGCACAGGTAGACAGACTAGAGCTACTTCTGACAGCATCGGGTACATTGAAAAGTACACAACACCGAAATGCATGCAttcgtcaccgtcaccgctGTTTATGGATCTTTTTGGCTGACAGGAGGTGCTGTGAAGGACGGGGCCCCCTGCTACAAGGTTGACGCTATCACTTTCGGAAAGCAGTAAACGGCTTTGGACATAAAGCCAACCTAGCAAACAAACGGTGCGGACTTTTTGTAACTCCCAACGAAGTAACGTCAGCTTCCGGCGGTTACTGCTCTTTGACTTCTGCGTACCACGCCAGCTAGAGTAGCCATGAATGGCTGTGTCGATGAAGTTCCTGGAACAAGAGAGGAAAATGGATTGGGAACGGCCAGAATGCAAGTGCCGTCTTTCTCATCGCTGTACGACGCACGAacggccgagatgatgaagaaCTGTGAGTGATACCCCACCAATGAACTTTCACGAGGTTGCATCGACTGCACCATGACAATAAGTTGATCATTATGAAAGCTCTTCTAATCCAAATAGTACTCTACGCTATGCGTCATCAACGACCGTCTGAGGTGACTGCTTTGCATTGTAATTGCACTGTTCGACCCAACTTGTAACCTATCCATCCCAGCTCGCAGACGGCTAGCTCGTGTACTCTAGCCAGAGCCCACCAACCTTGAGATTGGAATGGCTGGCCGCGGATGGAGGCCTGCGTAAGCAACAAATTCGGGCTGTGTTAACTCTTGGTCTGCCTTCAGATGATAGTTTTCAATCATCAGTCGGTATCTTGGGAGACTGCCTTGAACCAAAGCTGTGCATAGCGCTTTCGCAGCTTCTACGTAGCTCGAGAGCTCGTTGTGCGTATTATCGAGCCGCTCGCGGACCTGCTGGAGCTGATCTTGCCGCTCTTTTTTTCTCATACGCTCTAAATGTGGCTTTTCTGGCAGAACACAAAGAAGCACATACTGAGCGGACCCCCACTCGTGGCGCAGCTGGCAGATATCGTGCCAGATTTCAAACCGTGACTGAAGAGACCTCATTTCTTTTATTTCGGGCTTGGAAATGCCGATCTTGATTTTTTTGGCGACGTCTTTGTCACTACCGAGACGGGCCATCTGCCGGTAAAACAGCACGCCACTGTAACGGCGGTAGAACTCGCTCTTGAAGCCGTTCTTGATGGCAGACCATATCACTGACAGTTCAGAGCTTTCTGACATGCGAACACTTCGGTAAAAAGCCACGGCCTCGCTCAATATGTCAAGAATGGTCCTGCACTGCTGGGACATTTctggcggcatcatcggcatcatcggcatcgtcatgtCGAGGACCCGACCGCTGCGCAGCGACGTGAGCTTTTCATTGGGGGGGCCGGTTGGAtgcgaggacgacgatggatTGTGCGGGGCTTGTGCCGACGCAATTGTCCCCGCTTCACAAGTCCGTTCTCTGGACAAGGGGCGTTCCTCGGCCGATAGAGAAGACCGGCTTGCTGGCCCAGGAGAGGCATCGAACGTAAaatcgccgccgtcttccatGTCAGCTGTGAAGCCCGAGCCTGCCGGTGAGAGATCGTTGCCTTCGCATGTGAAAGCATCGTCGAAGAAGACAGAATTCTCTGCTTGTGCTTCCTGAATGCGGGTGACAACATCAGAATCCTTCACGTTCAGGCTTTCCATCAACATTTCCATGAACAGTCGTGCTCTCGCGTTCCGGAGAAATATGGGGTCGACAAGCTGCAccggcacccctccgtcGGCCAGAATTCGCATACTCAACAGCATCAGCACCCCCGAATCTTCGAGACGCGCCCCAAGGAGAGGCTGGGAGAAACGAATCAAACGACGAGGAAACAAGACTTGGAGCTGCTGCTCTAATTTTGAGCCATTTTCAACGTCTAGGCCGTACAACTGCACACAATCTGTGTAGACAATGGCGGCAAACCATGTCCTGTTGTAGCTGCATGGAACGAGCGTTGTGACGTCTGGCGTTCCCCAAAGCCCTGGTAGGGTTTCAATGGTGCTGGACGTAATATGGATGGGATCTTGAAAGCGGAAAGAGGGGTAAGATGACCGCAGTAGCCGGAGATAATCGGTGATTACATCGGCATCTACGTGATCATCTTGGGCAAGACGCCACAACGATGGAGTGACGCCTAGTTTTGCGGTATTGATAGAACATCCCACAGTCTGCATGTAGTTGATCCATTCGTCGGTAATATGGAATGGCATGTTTTCCTGCTGGGAGAAACTTTCCCTTGGTGGGAACTCTACGGCTGTCCGTTCTGCGTCGTGGCAGAACGCCAGCGGGTAGCGACTTCGAATGAGCCGCAAAGCGCATTGCAGCATCTCCATCGTTGCAGAGGAGAAAGGCTGTGTAGCAAGACGACGGAAAACTTCGTACTCGTCCATGTTGAATTGAATGCGCGGTGAGACCTCAGGTCAACCTCTCAGAAGTGTGGAAGAGTTTTATAGTTAGGCGCTAGGACTGTGTACAAGCTGGGATTCCAAAGGCTTGCTCGGAGAACATTCGAGGATCCTCGAACGCGACGACTGCATCATAGCTGAAATTGGCTTTTGGCGTAGGGACACAACGTGAACCGCAGCTTTTGTCTCCTGTCAATAGTGACGGCGACAAACGACAGTTCAAGAGAAGAAACAGGGCAACAGCGGAACGGTGTCAAAGGGCGGATCTCCAACAGCAGTTCTGGCAGCCATCCGCCCCGAGAACGGGACAACAGGACAGCATAAGTCGACTGTCGACCGTCGACCGTCGACCGGAGGAGCCAATGACCGGACTCAAATGATTTCATGTTCACGTCCAGGGGCAGTAGATGAATTTGGTGCCTGTTTGCCTAAAATGCCCATAAGGCCGAATGAAGGTGGGTTTCTAAGCGGGTGCCTTGACATGAATCCCAGCTATATAAAGACGGTATCGTCCTCCAAGCTCAGACCTAGAGCTAGTGCAGTGCCTCTTTGCAGTACACATCGTGGGAAATCTTGCTTTACTTTCTACTTTTGAATCCACCTCTCAACATGCATCGCCAGCAGACTATTCACTTTCATGCGCCAGAAGATGGTGGCCTCGGCAGAGACTCGATAGTCGAATGGAAGCCTTCGGGACGCCAGCTCTCCATCATGGCGACACTGGCTTTGCTATCGCTCATGGTTGCTCTCGACGCCTGTGTCATTGTTACCTCGCTGCATGTCAGTTGTGTCTCCAGGGCCGCTCCCATCACATACCAAGCTTACAGTCGCAGGTTATCATCGAGGACCTCGGTCTCAGCACATACGACGGCTTCTGGATCGGCACGGCTTACCTGCTGGCCAACGCCGTGATGATGCCTTTCATCGCAGACCTTAGCCATGTGTTTGGCCGACGGCCGTGCTTGACCGTTTCCGTCGCTTTCTTCGCTCTCGGTACCATATTCTGCTGCGTGTCCAACTCGATCGGCTTGATGCTGGTTGGGCGATCTTTccagggcgtcggcggtgctggtATCATCGTCTTGTGCTTGGTCGTTTTCACCGATATTGTTCCCCTGCGACTTCGGCCCAAGTGGTATGGTCTAGTGTGAGCAGCTCCTGGCGAACTCTATTTTTTCGCTTCGGTCCGCTAACACGCAGGTCATCCACAGTCTGGGGGCGTGGGCGTTGGGCAACTGTATCGGCCCTATACTGGGCGGCGTCATTGCCCAGAAAACGTCTTGGCGTTGGATATTTTACATCATGTTTCCGTtctgcgccgccggcttGGTTCTTGTGCCCTGGCTAGTCAACATCGAACCCCCCGCTGCTGCAATAAGTGAGAAACTGAAGAAGATTGACTGGCTCGGTAACGCCCTGTTCGTCGGCTCGGCaacgttgttgttggtggctGTCTCTTGGGGCGGCTTGCGCTACAGTTGGAGGAGCGTCGGCAGTCTCCTGCCTCTGTTTCTCGGTGCGGTTGGCATGGTCTGGACGATGATCTACGAGTCGCGCTTCGCAACATATCCGTTCCTGCGTCGGCGAATTTTCCAAAATGCCAGCTCTATCGCAACGTATGCTTGCGGCACGATCCAGGGGCTTGTGGTACGGTTGACATGGCGTCGCGTGCGCGAGATAGAGTGCTAACGATGAACACAGATGTACGGGCAGCTGTACTACGTGCCTCTTTATTTCATGGATGTCAGGACCTTCACGCCGGTCCAGACCGGCATTGCACTCTTCCCGGTGATGTTTACGCTGGTGCCGGCgtccatcatcaccggccGACTCGTGACAAGAACGAACAACTACCGGTATCCGATCTGGGTCGGCTGGACTCTGGCCAGTGTTGCATCCGGTCTGATGCTGCTCTGGGATGCCGACACGCCATCGAAGGTATGGGCGCCGACGCTCGTTCTGCTTGGtctcggccacggcgccaTTCTGAACGCGCAAAACATGGCCTCGCATGCCATCTGCaacgaaggcgacgagggcatTGCCGCCGCGATGTATGCCTTTCTCAGACAGTTTGGCATGGCACTCGgggtcggcgttggcggctcCACCTTTCAGAACGTCATGCTGCTCAAGCTGGAGAAAAACGGGTTGTCGGCCGCCGGTGTACACGGAGGTGCCGACGCTGTCGCGGCCATTTTGAGCGCTTCCAACGATCCCGAGCTGCGGCCCAAGATCTTGGATGCGTACGTCTACGGCTTGCGAGGCGTCTACGGCCTGTACGTTGGCATGTCAGGAGCGGCGCTTTTGATGAGCCTCTTGATCAGAGGTGTATCAATGAACAAAGATCTTCAGTCCGAACGTGGGACACGTGTTGAGGAGACGGGGCATGGAGAAGTCCAGCAAGCCCAGGATTGAACGTGCTTCTAATCCGGTGTTTATGCCCACACCTGCAGTGCCACAAGGTTATTGTGAAGCTGAAGCTAAGATTCTATGTATCAAAAACAATTCTTAGATACCAAGCATCCCCGTACGATCTGAAGAGGAAATGGCAATGGCAGTCTTGTGAAAAGCAATGCACGGTTGGTGGGAATCTTGCACACAAAGGTTTCAAGTAACATGCTtgtccggcgccgtcgtgggTTTCCAGCATCGCAGAACTGTGCTATTGACGGTGCTACCTCTCATGCATTCTACTGGCGGCCGTCGCAATCAGGAAGCGCCCCATCAAAACAAGTCGGAGCATAGTTCGATGACTTTAAGGTGATCCATGCGCAGGGACGGGGCATCCTTTCACACTGTCCCCATACCCCATGGCAAGGTGTACGCATTTGGAAATGTTGACGTATGCGATTGGCTTCCGCCGAGCTGAGTCAGCCGTGCAGACATCCACATTGTATGACGGGCCAACTTGACCAATAGAATGGCACAATTCCAACCGCAACGGACCGCAAGCCAATCATCAAGGGTCGCGTTGGCAAACAAGTGTTAGGTCTTCAGTTCCGCAGTGTCGTCCCCGCCGCACTTGATTTCATGATTGGATTACTGTGATACATGCCCAGAGACTCAGGGCGCGCGCCAACAACACCCCCCAATCGCAAGCCACAACAGGACGTGTGATTGTAAATAGACATCGCAGAAGGTCACAAACGGATCAAGTATGCGGCGGGCCATTCCGCTGTCGGCCTACCATCTTAGCTGCTATGATCATAAGAAAGATGCCGCTACGCCATGAAACGCAGCTCTTCAACGCGGGGCACCAGAGACAATAAGTAGATCGAGACGAGCTTCTCACTCGCTCGTGGCTATTGCtgtcccctccccttccccgcctttttttctcttctctcccccctttctctcatTTCTTTCATTTGTTTTTTTCCACTGCTTTTCTCCTGAAGCTTGACTATTGGCGCTCGAAGCACATCAACACCTCTCAAGTGGAAAGCTCACGAATCACAATGTCAAAACCCCACCAGCTGACTTGCTCTGTGTTGACCACGTTTCCGTGAAAGCCTTGGCGGCCACAGAACAAAACACCACTATCGTTCCCGACCACGTCGTCTGAGAAACGTCAGTTGTTTGCGACTACACGGTAGATCGTGCATCCTACTCAGGTCTATGCCGTGATCAGCAGTatgtccgccgccggcttcatcCTCCGTACTGCACTTGTAGTTGGCCCACGATGTTGTCGAGTTGTCGGACGAACAAAAGCCTGCCGACCGAGAAAAGTATCCCCTAGAAGTGATTGGTGTTTTGCCACAGGCTGTCGGGGATGTACTCACTGGTCTTGTGCCATCAAATTACCGTCATCATTGACCAGGCAATGGTTCAGATCGAGGACAGACCAGCGCCAGGTGCCTGTTGTGGTCCTGCAGTACGCGGCCATCTTGTTCTTTTCGTTCCTGAGGGTACCCCAGTCAACGCAAGAAGATAGAAAACCGCGTGGTTGGAGGAAGCCCCCTCTTCCTATAAGCTGGGCTGCAGTCCATTCTCCTCTTGCGTGTCCCAAGAGACTGCATACAATAGCCAAGCGGCTCAGAGCTTTAGTAACTGAAAAGGCCATCTCACGCACAATGATTGACTTTTTGACGAAGACAGACACATCCGCGTCAGAGACGGCAACGTCTTTATACGTTGAACATCAGCCGATATTGACTGTGACAATGAGCACGGCGGATACGTGCTACATCACAGCGGTGCCCTTCCGTGGTCCCTTTTTGACTCTAACCACCCTTGCGGGTGCAGAGCATGTATTGTGCATGTATTTTGATGGGTATTGTGGTACAGCACAGACATCTCACATGACGACTCAAGGGGCTCAATTCGGCACACTTTTCGGCCACAGAAGACCTGCCATGTGCCGTCCGCGTACGCGGAATGGGTCCTAAAGCAAGGAAGATACATGAGCCACCGTAAAGTCAAATCCGGCCTTTTCTCTGCTGAATATTGAGCTAAGCCGAAGCGCGTCTATGTGCGTGAGGGCGGGAAGCCAAACCTGGATTTGTGTCAATGTATAAAACACTATGGCCAGTGTCTGTCAACTCTTTTTTGCCACACTTCAAAGCACCTTCTTTGCAATGACACCAGTCGAAGTTGGCATCATTGGAGGACTCGCAGGCATACTGTTTCTTCTGACTGTGTTGTTATGCAGCGTTTGCAGCATCAGGAGAGAACAAAAGCGTGATCATCCCACGGCCTATGCTGTGAGTCGTGCCATAGTTGGGCCCACGCCGCATTACCCTGATTATTACTAGATGTCTTGATTCCTATTTGTCTAGCACTTGGCAGGACCGGATGCCGCGTGGGGGTGGACGGAACTGGCGACGTTTGAAGTAGTCTGGGCAATCAAGCTTAATTTGCAAGCCGAGGGTACGAGTCGTGATGTTTCCCATCAATCAGCCTTAGGCTGCACTGCATAAACGAGATACACAGCCCTTGACCTGTGTTGCATGTATGAGGTCGAGCCGCCTGAAGTGTGGGCACCTGACTGCAGACGTGTGAAGCGCACATGACGGTTTTTGGCTCTCCAAAAACCTCCCACCCACGGAGCCGGCACAAGTATAACACTGCTCTTCCCCCCTTGATCAAAACCCAACTTTTACTACAGGATCAGCCATCTCAATCACCAACTTCAATCAATTTCAACTATGGATGCAGATGTGGCTACGCAGCTAATGCACCTAACACGCCCACCAAAGTCGTACATGAGGCTTGACGACGTCCTGCTTGACCtcgaagaagcagaagataCAGCAAACGCGATGCAGACCGTCATGGCAGATATTCCTAGTGATTGGAACTGGCCTGACCACAATATTCATCTTGCAAACCGGCAAGCCAGTGGAGATGATaacgaagacgaagaggagcgACAGCGTCATCCCAGCAAGAGCGAACAAGAATATACCAGCAGGATGCAAAGAATGGCAGCTTGGCCACAATTGGAAGCTGGTCTGCAGGCCCGATGGCTAAGATGCGCTATCATGACGACTCAAGCACTCAACTACCTCCAACGAtgtagagaagaaggacattCGTTGCGGGGTAAACCTGGCGACTACTACTATGACTACAACCCCAAAGCCTTTTACGAGTACACGTGGATGTGCCGGAATCAAGGTCACGGTCCAAGGTCTTGGAAATCCTCGCCGAAAATGCCTTCGGCATCACACTATAGTGATGGGACTTGGTACTGCTCCAATTCCATCATCATGGTCGAAGAAATGGTGACGCGGTGGCATAAGGGTGCCAATCTGAACCGTTTCATTCCTGTTTTGACTTTGGACGACGTTTGGCCAATTTCCGCGGATAAATCGAAGGCGAGGGACAAAGAATCTAGAGCCAAGCCGGGTGTATGCGTCGATACGCAAGATATAATTAGTACAGTCACAACCAAAGCCGGGTTCTAGCCCTTG encodes:
- a CDS encoding Putative major facilitator superfamily, MFS transporter superfamily, yielding MHRQQTIHFHAPEDGGLGRDSIVEWKPSGRQLSIMATLALLSLMVALDACVIVTSLHVIIEDLGLSTYDGFWIGTAYLLANAVMMPFIADLSHVFGRRPCLTVSVAFFALGTIFCCVSNSIGLMLVGRSFQGVGGAGIIVLCLVVFTDIVPLRLRPKWYGLVLGAWALGNCIGPILGGVIAQKTSWRWIFYIMFPFCAAGLVLVPWLVNIEPPAAAISEKLKKIDWLGNALFVGSATLLLVAVSWGGLRYSWRSVGSLLPLFLGAVGMVWTMIYESRFATYPFLRRRIFQNASSIATYACGTIQGLVMYGQLYYVPLYFMDVRTFTPVQTGIALFPVMFTLVPASIITGRLVTRTNNYRYPIWVGWTLASVASGLMLLWDADTPSKVWAPTLVLLGLGHGAILNAQNMASHAICNEGDEGIAAAMYAFLRQFGMALGVGVGGSTFQNVMLLKLEKNGLSAAGVHGGADAVAAILSASNDPELRPKILDAYVYGLRGVYGLYVGMSGAALLMSLLIRGVSMNKDLQSERGTRVEETGHGEVQQAQD
- a CDS encoding Putative cyanovirin-N, which encodes MAFSVTKALSRLAIVCSLLGHARGEWTAAQLIGRGGFLQPRGFLSSCVDWGTLRNEKNKMAAYCRTTTGTWRWSVLDLNHCLVNDDGNLMAQDQ